Proteins encoded together in one Micromonospora auratinigra window:
- a CDS encoding TetR/AcrR family transcriptional regulator: MTEAPKSRRAEYAAATRTAIIEAARLLFARNGYFATKIEDIAVEARVAPATVYAVTGGKQGLIRTLVDLWSQAPIVAQTLSRQEALTDPDEILRDTAATVRAMRETYGDIMRLMLTTAPHHTEVAENLRVATKRYRDAIQAVAVRLGDVGGLREGMTVAEATDILWFYFGYSGYFTLLDDNGWTYEQSERWLVTQAATALR, from the coding sequence ATGACCGAAGCACCGAAGAGCCGCCGGGCCGAGTACGCCGCCGCCACCCGCACCGCCATCATCGAGGCGGCGCGCCTGCTCTTCGCCCGCAACGGATACTTCGCGACGAAGATCGAGGACATCGCCGTGGAGGCCCGGGTCGCGCCGGCCACGGTGTACGCGGTGACCGGGGGTAAGCAGGGACTGATCCGGACACTGGTCGACCTGTGGAGCCAGGCGCCGATCGTGGCGCAGACCCTCTCCCGGCAGGAGGCCCTCACCGACCCGGACGAGATCCTGCGGGACACGGCCGCCACAGTGCGGGCCATGCGCGAGACGTACGGCGACATCATGCGGTTGATGCTGACCACCGCGCCGCACCACACCGAGGTCGCCGAGAACCTGCGGGTGGCCACGAAACGCTACCGGGATGCCATCCAAGCCGTCGCCGTCCGACTCGGCGATGTCGGCGGCCTCCGGGAGGGAATGACCGTCGCGGAGGCGACCGACATCCTCTGGTTCTACTTCGGATACTCCGGCTACTTCACCCTGCTCGATGACAACGGCTGGACCTACGAGCAATCGGAACGCTGGCTGGTCACCCAGGCCGCCACGGCTCTTCGCTAG
- a CDS encoding FAD-binding oxidoreductase, protein MGDSLTSGTEYEAARTIWNGAVTSRPLAVLRCATVADVQAGIRSAQDKGIALSVRGGGHDWAGRALADGGLTLDLSPMRQVSVDPATAVATVAGGATAADAAAAAQRAGLVAVTGTAGSVGMAGLTLGGGYGPLSGRFGLAADNLLSADVVLADGTLVTADEEHDPELLWALRGGGGNFGVVTTMRIQLHAVPAILAGMIMFPFDVLPELEESLLRSPDELTVQAGFVTAPTGEPVLFAAPTWCGDPETGSKVLRRLTELGEPLAAQVGPTTMTEQLAQIDAMFPAGRHVEIGSRTVTALDRTVQEVLLDAARARTSPLSAISLHSLHGAAARVPADATAFRNRTPHLMVETIAVWEPGDPAEDQHRAWVRGTDRLPGGYPNLLGPGDVERTAAVFGPNADRLRAAKKRYDPDLVFHAPGRL, encoded by the coding sequence ATGGGTGACTCGCTGACGTCCGGTACGGAGTACGAAGCAGCTCGGACGATCTGGAACGGCGCGGTGACCAGCCGACCGCTCGCGGTCCTTCGATGCGCCACCGTGGCCGATGTCCAGGCGGGGATCCGGAGCGCACAAGACAAGGGCATCGCGCTGTCGGTCCGCGGTGGTGGGCACGACTGGGCCGGCCGTGCGTTGGCCGACGGCGGGCTGACGCTCGACCTGAGCCCGATGCGACAGGTGAGCGTGGACCCGGCCACCGCGGTCGCCACCGTGGCGGGCGGCGCCACTGCGGCCGACGCGGCCGCGGCCGCACAGCGGGCCGGCCTGGTCGCGGTGACCGGGACGGCCGGTTCGGTCGGGATGGCCGGCCTGACGCTCGGCGGTGGTTACGGGCCGCTGAGCGGCCGGTTCGGGCTTGCCGCCGACAACCTGTTGTCGGCCGACGTGGTGCTCGCCGACGGCACGCTGGTCACCGCCGACGAGGAACACGATCCTGAGTTGCTCTGGGCGCTGCGCGGCGGCGGGGGCAACTTCGGCGTGGTCACCACCATGCGGATCCAGTTGCACGCGGTGCCGGCGATCCTGGCCGGGATGATCATGTTCCCGTTCGACGTCCTGCCCGAGTTGGAGGAGTCGCTGCTGCGGAGCCCGGACGAGCTGACCGTGCAGGCCGGCTTCGTCACCGCCCCGACCGGCGAGCCGGTGCTGTTCGCCGCACCGACCTGGTGCGGCGACCCCGAGACCGGTAGCAAGGTGTTGCGACGGCTCACCGAACTCGGTGAGCCGCTGGCGGCGCAGGTCGGCCCGACCACGATGACCGAGCAGCTCGCCCAGATCGACGCGATGTTCCCGGCCGGCCGGCACGTCGAGATCGGGTCGCGTACGGTCACCGCACTCGACCGTACGGTCCAGGAGGTCCTGCTCGACGCCGCGCGCGCCAGGACCTCGCCGCTGTCGGCGATCTCGCTGCACAGCCTCCACGGGGCAGCCGCTCGCGTCCCCGCCGACGCCACCGCCTTCCGCAACCGGACGCCGCACCTGATGGTCGAGACCATCGCGGTCTGGGAACCCGGAGACCCCGCCGAGGACCAACACCGGGCCTGGGTACGAGGAACCGACCGGCTTCCCGGTGGCTATCCCAATCTGCTCGGCCCGGGCGACGTCGAGCGCACCGCGGCGGTCTTCGGGCCGAATGCGGATCGCCTGCGCGCCGCCAAGAAGCGGTACGACCCGGACCTCGTGTTCCACGCCCCGGGAAGGCTCTGA
- a CDS encoding MerR family transcriptional regulator gives MGWSTREVAQLAGTTLRAVRHYHDIGLLTEPHRRSNGYKQYGVAHLVRILRIRRLTELGFSLSQIATMQDTDDQPVEALRTLDAELAATIERLQRARLELAVILRQPTPAELPPGVVAPDVVSTMPPADRSFIVVLTRVLGADTMRAWADMLRKPVTDPVAERFNTLPADADEQTCAAVARDLAPYVRTLHAKNPEARITNVGTRYSARLVQQAVSTALAELYNPAQLDVLRRTNRLLSDPHD, from the coding sequence ATGGGCTGGAGCACCCGGGAGGTCGCCCAACTCGCCGGCACCACGCTGCGAGCGGTGCGTCACTACCACGACATCGGCCTGCTGACGGAGCCGCACCGGCGTAGCAACGGCTACAAGCAGTACGGGGTGGCTCACCTCGTCCGGATCCTGCGCATCAGGCGGCTGACGGAGCTGGGGTTCTCGCTGTCGCAGATCGCGACCATGCAGGACACCGACGATCAGCCCGTGGAGGCCCTGCGCACCCTCGACGCCGAACTCGCGGCCACCATCGAACGGCTCCAACGGGCGCGCCTCGAACTCGCCGTCATCCTGCGGCAGCCCACACCGGCGGAACTGCCACCGGGCGTCGTCGCACCCGACGTCGTGTCGACGATGCCGCCCGCCGACCGTTCGTTCATCGTCGTGCTGACCCGGGTGCTCGGCGCCGACACCATGCGGGCCTGGGCGGACATGCTGCGCAAGCCCGTCACCGACCCGGTCGCCGAGCGGTTCAACACCCTTCCCGCGGACGCCGACGAGCAGACCTGCGCCGCCGTGGCCCGGGACCTGGCCCCCTACGTACGCACGCTCCACGCGAAGAACCCGGAAGCGAGGATCACGAACGTCGGCACCCGGTACAGCGCACGCTTAGTCCAACAGGCAGTCAGCACGGCCTTGGCGGAGCTCTACAACCCCGCGCAACTGGACGTCCTGCGGCGCACCAACCGCCTGCTGTCCGACCCGCACGACTGA
- a CDS encoding DUF3159 domain-containing protein: protein MRNEAEPEPVPERHPAAAPVDDNAQSTETTVLQQMGGVAGFVHSTIPVVVFVTANAFLPLPVAVGVAVATGLALCIVRLVRGERLVSAVGSLLGVAVAAGIVAWTGSARDFFVIGIWASLAGFVVTFGSVLARRPLTGVIWNALHGGTHAWRSDRGVRVAHDVATLTAASVFASRFVIQQWLYLADSTGGLGVARVVMGTPLTVLAALVVVWSFRRSTGRLIPRAPRPGTSPRDERSGRARA from the coding sequence GTGCGCAACGAGGCAGAACCAGAACCGGTGCCGGAGCGGCACCCTGCGGCCGCCCCGGTCGACGACAACGCCCAGTCCACTGAGACCACCGTGCTGCAGCAGATGGGCGGCGTCGCCGGGTTCGTCCACTCGACCATTCCGGTGGTTGTCTTCGTGACGGCGAACGCGTTCCTGCCGCTGCCGGTCGCGGTCGGCGTCGCGGTCGCGACCGGGCTGGCGCTGTGCATCGTGCGGCTCGTGCGTGGGGAGCGTCTCGTGTCCGCGGTGGGCAGCCTGCTCGGCGTGGCGGTGGCCGCCGGGATCGTCGCGTGGACCGGTTCCGCGCGGGACTTCTTCGTGATCGGGATCTGGGCGTCGCTGGCCGGGTTCGTCGTCACGTTCGGGTCGGTGCTGGCTCGTCGGCCGCTGACCGGTGTCATCTGGAACGCCCTGCACGGCGGCACGCACGCATGGCGATCCGACCGGGGCGTACGCGTGGCGCACGATGTCGCGACCCTCACCGCGGCGTCGGTGTTCGCGTCGCGGTTCGTGATCCAGCAGTGGCTCTATCTGGCGGACAGCACCGGCGGGCTGGGCGTCGCCCGGGTCGTCATGGGCACCCCGCTCACTGTGCTGGCCGCGCTGGTCGTCGTGTGGAGCTTCCGGCGCAGCACCGGACGCCTCATCCCGCGCGCTCCCCGACCCGGCACCTCGCCTCGCGACGAACGATCCGGAAGGGCACGAGCATGA
- a CDS encoding CPBP family intramembrane glutamic endopeptidase, translated as MAWWKPLVVLAVPPVVMLVLQVLSWQLVGVVESSDDPMSPTMTPLKSLGVNLSIGASGVVAILLLARIAGVPWRSLISSPRAFDARRLGTYLGRAALLVAAGIGVTALIASDSTPWVGFGVSGTTIALLVVTVLTTPLQSAGEELWWRSAVLPAAASWARAVRPALAVGLVVSSLGFATLHGSSDPWFFGYFAFIGLCTGLMATISRGIEAPVAFHVANNVLFGIVNTLLADGEPYAIDRSTDSGDASLLILAAVNIAMVTLVWLRERRARATP; from the coding sequence ATGGCCTGGTGGAAGCCGCTGGTGGTGCTCGCGGTGCCGCCGGTGGTGATGCTGGTCCTGCAGGTGCTGTCCTGGCAGCTGGTGGGCGTCGTCGAGAGCAGCGACGACCCGATGTCGCCCACGATGACACCGTTGAAGTCCCTGGGTGTAAACCTCAGCATCGGCGCGTCGGGCGTGGTGGCGATCCTGCTGCTGGCGCGGATCGCCGGGGTGCCGTGGCGTAGCCTGATCAGCTCACCGCGGGCCTTCGACGCCCGCCGCCTGGGCACCTACCTCGGCCGGGCGGCGCTGCTGGTGGCTGCCGGGATCGGGGTGACCGCCCTGATCGCGTCCGACTCGACGCCCTGGGTCGGCTTCGGTGTCAGCGGCACGACGATCGCCCTGCTGGTGGTCACCGTGCTGACCACGCCGCTGCAGTCCGCCGGCGAGGAGCTGTGGTGGCGCAGCGCCGTACTGCCCGCCGCCGCGTCCTGGGCGCGCGCGGTCCGGCCGGCCCTGGCCGTCGGGCTCGTCGTCTCCAGCCTCGGCTTCGCCACGCTGCACGGGTCGAGCGACCCCTGGTTCTTCGGCTACTTCGCCTTCATCGGCCTCTGCACCGGCCTGATGGCGACCATCAGCCGCGGCATCGAGGCACCGGTCGCCTTCCACGTCGCCAACAACGTCCTGTTCGGCATCGTCAACACGCTGCTGGCCGACGGCGAGCCCTACGCGATCGACCGGTCCACCGACTCCGGTGACGCGTCCCTGCTGATCCTCGCGGCCGTGAACATCGCCATGGTGACGCTGGTCTGGCTGCGCGAGCGGCGGGCCCGGGCCACACCCTGA
- a CDS encoding phthiocerol/phthiodiolone dimycocerosyl transferase family protein: MRPLGAFEHVIDLYISRNPVQFSLVVELTSPVSAQQLTDALARLQQTHPLLAVGIDRTEERPTFRASTERIGVRQVCGHDWRAVAAQEQTRPIDADDSPLARATLVGDAPGDRGTVVLLTFSHQITDGRGALRAARDLLAILAGQTPPARPVPTDQESLLEGPPQAERPTHHTPGPAAEPAVATIRPFDATAPSIETAELDPATTEHLRSTARAKDSTVQGALCAAAAQALSALTGAESIRINVPIDLRAALGLEDDVVNRFTATTVVLQDPAGSALWSLAQDATAQLRAARGAARDAALMLASLNPTDALQAEAAMLAATTADLEITNLGTSAPDTPAAVAIWGPTMSTQVRDERILGVITYAGSLRLVLTTHGDATGLPADIASRLTRLGSSAGEGGVPATGATYG, from the coding sequence GTGCGCCCGCTGGGCGCGTTCGAACACGTCATCGACCTTTACATCAGTCGCAACCCCGTCCAGTTCTCGCTCGTCGTCGAACTCACGTCGCCCGTCTCGGCGCAGCAGCTCACGGACGCTCTCGCGCGACTCCAGCAGACACATCCGTTGCTCGCCGTCGGTATCGACCGCACCGAAGAACGCCCGACGTTCCGGGCGTCGACCGAGCGCATCGGTGTCCGCCAGGTGTGCGGGCACGACTGGCGCGCAGTGGCAGCGCAGGAGCAGACCCGTCCCATCGACGCCGATGACAGCCCGCTGGCGCGCGCGACGCTTGTGGGCGACGCACCCGGTGACCGCGGCACCGTCGTACTCCTGACGTTCTCCCACCAAATCACCGACGGACGCGGCGCGCTGCGCGCCGCACGCGACCTCCTCGCGATCCTCGCCGGGCAGACGCCCCCGGCCCGGCCGGTGCCCACCGACCAGGAGAGTCTGCTCGAGGGCCCACCCCAGGCGGAGCGGCCGACCCATCACACCCCGGGCCCTGCGGCGGAGCCGGCCGTCGCCACGATCCGGCCGTTCGACGCCACGGCACCGAGCATCGAGACCGCCGAACTCGACCCCGCGACGACCGAACACCTCCGCTCCACCGCCCGTGCCAAGGATTCGACCGTCCAGGGCGCACTCTGCGCCGCGGCCGCGCAGGCACTCTCCGCGCTCACCGGGGCCGAGAGCATCCGCATCAACGTGCCCATCGACCTGCGCGCGGCGCTGGGTCTCGAGGACGACGTCGTGAACCGCTTCACGGCGACGACCGTGGTGCTGCAGGACCCAGCAGGCAGCGCGCTCTGGTCCCTGGCACAGGACGCGACAGCGCAGCTTCGAGCAGCACGGGGGGCCGCCCGGGACGCGGCGCTGATGCTGGCCTCACTCAACCCCACCGACGCCCTTCAGGCGGAGGCGGCGATGCTGGCCGCGACCACCGCCGACCTGGAGATCACCAACCTGGGCACATCCGCGCCCGACACGCCGGCCGCAGTGGCGATCTGGGGACCGACGATGTCGACGCAGGTTCGCGACGAACGGATCCTCGGCGTCATCACGTACGCGGGGTCGCTGAGGCTCGTACTGACGACCCACGGCGACGCAACCGGACTCCCCGCTGACATCGCCAGCCGCCTCACCCGACTGGGAAGTTCAGCAGGCGAGGGCGGGGTGCCCGCGACGGGAGCCACGTACGGCTGA
- a CDS encoding CbrC family protein, which produces MLADEEGLPQFPYHPDPVGTGSIVAAEVVCACCGRRRPFTYVGPVYAVERLARALCPWCIADGGAAAMFDAEFTDASWQVPDDVPADVTEVVLRRTPGFAGWQQEQWLHHCRDAAEFHGPVGADELAAFPDALEHLRLEMAGVGWSAEDKDWYLQALSKAGPVTAYLFRCRHCGTHLAYSDST; this is translated from the coding sequence GTGCTGGCTGACGAGGAAGGCCTTCCGCAGTTCCCTTATCACCCGGATCCGGTGGGGACGGGTTCGATCGTGGCCGCTGAGGTGGTGTGCGCGTGTTGTGGGCGGCGGCGGCCGTTCACGTATGTCGGCCCGGTCTATGCGGTGGAACGACTGGCCAGGGCGCTGTGCCCGTGGTGCATCGCGGACGGCGGGGCGGCGGCGATGTTCGACGCGGAGTTCACCGACGCGAGCTGGCAGGTTCCTGACGACGTGCCTGCCGACGTGACCGAGGTGGTGCTTCGCCGAACGCCGGGCTTTGCTGGCTGGCAGCAGGAGCAGTGGTTGCACCATTGCCGAGACGCGGCGGAGTTCCACGGCCCTGTCGGGGCGGATGAGTTGGCTGCCTTTCCGGACGCGCTGGAACACCTGCGGCTGGAGATGGCCGGGGTTGGCTGGTCGGCCGAAGACAAGGACTGGTATCTGCAAGCGCTGAGCAAGGCTGGCCCGGTCACCGCCTATCTCTTCCGCTGCCGGCACTGTGGCACTCACCTCGCGTACTCCGACTCGACCTGA
- a CDS encoding SMI1/KNR4 family protein: protein MDDRIARIQTKLAALPPAEDAVLGPPLTEQQISDFEGLHGVRLPEEFRQFVTRVGHGGYGPTYGLLTMDRWVSGNAEVNGNLAQPFPFVPDAHLAERRTGQCQPAPTFPGAIVVVYRGCSDFTLLVVTGPGCGRLVEVNAEGLVAPHFHTDPDFLAWYERWLDFTLAGHRDRSWFAEQMAGDQQALLATLLHDVLATRRRAAAYTFITYPAPSAQLPEDLVRALSTEPHPAVRKAILRALAAQGARGRELLPAALADPVPTVRSLAAILMTTNTPKGWRLSPQLRRTLGDHVRVEEDHAVRDTVQRVLDHSL from the coding sequence GTGGACGACAGGATCGCCCGGATCCAGACCAAACTCGCAGCCCTGCCTCCAGCGGAGGATGCCGTTCTCGGCCCCCCGCTCACTGAGCAGCAGATCTCGGACTTCGAGGGGCTACACGGTGTCCGGCTGCCGGAGGAATTCCGGCAGTTCGTGACCCGCGTTGGCCATGGCGGGTACGGCCCGACCTATGGACTGCTGACCATGGACAGGTGGGTGTCGGGGAATGCTGAAGTCAACGGGAACCTCGCCCAGCCGTTTCCCTTCGTTCCTGACGCACACCTCGCCGAGCGTCGGACCGGTCAGTGCCAACCGGCGCCGACCTTTCCGGGTGCGATCGTGGTTGTCTACCGAGGATGCAGCGACTTCACCCTGCTGGTCGTGACCGGCCCGGGCTGCGGTCGTCTGGTTGAGGTCAACGCTGAAGGCCTGGTCGCGCCTCACTTCCACACCGACCCGGACTTCCTGGCCTGGTACGAGCGGTGGTTGGACTTCACCCTGGCCGGACACCGTGACCGGAGCTGGTTCGCAGAGCAGATGGCCGGCGACCAGCAGGCGCTCCTGGCCACGCTGTTGCACGACGTACTGGCAACGAGACGCCGTGCTGCCGCGTACACGTTCATCACGTACCCAGCGCCCAGCGCCCAGCTCCCCGAGGACCTCGTGCGGGCGTTGTCGACGGAACCGCACCCGGCCGTGCGGAAAGCGATCCTGCGCGCGTTGGCCGCCCAGGGTGCGCGCGGCCGCGAGCTCCTGCCCGCAGCACTCGCGGACCCCGTACCCACGGTGCGATCTCTCGCAGCCATCCTCATGACCACGAACACCCCGAAGGGATGGCGGCTGAGCCCTCAGCTACGCCGGACCCTCGGCGATCACGTGAGGGTCGAGGAAGATCACGCGGTACGTGACACCGTCCAGAGGGTGCTCGACCACTCGCTTTGA
- a CDS encoding YxiG-like protein, translated as MRDYEVIVHATADPCTGIAPVYLRYLFRYCVEARGPQRDRTQRPRVGRRGRRPHHALLSCVTSTAGQMRTLVGELLSPRCGTYLYPSGEVGHMVDREQ; from the coding sequence ATGCGCGACTACGAGGTCATTGTCCATGCCACCGCGGATCCCTGCACCGGGATAGCGCCGGTCTACCTGCGTTACCTGTTCAGGTACTGCGTCGAGGCGCGCGGCCCTCAGCGGGATCGGACGCAAAGACCGCGCGTCGGCCGGCGTGGGCGTCGGCCGCACCACGCCCTGCTCAGCTGCGTAACGAGCACCGCGGGGCAGATGCGGACGCTCGTCGGCGAGCTGCTATCGCCACGCTGCGGCACATACCTCTATCCAAGCGGCGAGGTCGGGCACATGGTCGATCGTGAGCAGTGA
- a CDS encoding CbrC family protein: MTEPVFRYHPDPLATGSAMGVQHTCSVCGQLRQVRHQGPIYGRQPDSLCLHCIHSGEASPALGVVACATDGSHTLDMPAQFSDALDVPDEVPHHVVEEITRRTPGFTGWQQQSWLYHCGDGCAFLGPAGYHDVQPHPDALNMLRVSHRQYGWSPEETEQFLHRLDRNADPTAYLFQCLHCGTHLASWDIG; the protein is encoded by the coding sequence GTGACCGAGCCAGTGTTTCGATACCACCCTGATCCCTTGGCCACGGGATCGGCGATGGGGGTTCAGCACACATGCAGCGTCTGCGGTCAACTGCGGCAAGTTCGGCACCAGGGACCGATCTACGGCAGACAACCCGACAGTCTCTGCCTGCACTGCATCCATTCCGGGGAGGCTTCCCCGGCACTCGGCGTCGTCGCCTGCGCCACGGATGGCAGCCACACCCTGGACATGCCCGCCCAGTTCAGCGACGCCCTCGACGTGCCTGACGAAGTGCCGCACCACGTCGTCGAGGAGATCACCCGCCGAACTCCGGGCTTCACCGGTTGGCAGCAACAGTCATGGCTGTACCACTGCGGCGACGGCTGCGCCTTTCTCGGCCCGGCCGGCTACCACGACGTGCAACCTCACCCGGACGCCCTCAATATGCTTCGCGTGAGCCACCGGCAGTACGGCTGGTCACCCGAGGAAACCGAACAGTTCCTGCACCGGCTCGACCGCAACGCCGACCCCACCGCTTACCTGTTCCAATGCCTGCACTGCGGCACTCACCTCGCGTCCTGGGATATCGGCTAG
- a CDS encoding DUF4240 domain-containing protein, whose product MNVDEFWALVEASACPGATRRDRERFLGDRLRQADRSDLLDFVQHLSATREPANTFRLWHAADILMGGECSTDSFHYFQMWLVGLGRDAYSAAIADPDSLATVPRVRRLASLPTPWCDDDYPDWESLEYVACTVGDDRGDIAGDVRDVVSEERGVRLRFDPDPEDVEWRRLSSVEVARRFPRLWALFSHGWTGEPEGRIPEHLMP is encoded by the coding sequence GTGAACGTGGATGAGTTCTGGGCGCTGGTCGAGGCGTCTGCCTGCCCGGGAGCGACGCGCCGCGATCGCGAGAGGTTCCTGGGGGACCGGCTGCGGCAGGCCGACCGGTCGGACCTGTTGGACTTCGTGCAGCACCTGTCCGCGACGCGGGAGCCGGCCAACACCTTCCGGCTGTGGCACGCCGCGGACATTCTCATGGGCGGGGAGTGCAGCACCGACTCCTTTCACTACTTCCAGATGTGGCTCGTCGGGCTCGGCCGGGACGCCTACTCAGCTGCGATCGCTGACCCTGACAGCCTCGCCACGGTGCCGCGGGTGCGGCGGCTGGCCTCGTTGCCGACGCCGTGGTGCGACGACGACTACCCGGACTGGGAGTCTCTGGAGTACGTGGCCTGCACGGTCGGCGACGACCGCGGCGACATTGCCGGAGATGTCCGGGATGTGGTCAGTGAGGAGCGCGGAGTCCGCCTGCGGTTCGACCCGGACCCGGAGGATGTCGAATGGCGCCGCTTGAGTTCCGTCGAGGTAGCCCGTCGATTCCCCCGCCTATGGGCACTGTTCAGCCATGGCTGGACAGGTGAGCCTGAGGGGCGTATCCCTGAGCACCTGATGCCATAG
- a CDS encoding suppressor of fused domain protein has translation MSDRSAHVALLEHLRSVFPGQVIDELAGVEGPIESRVPGFRVYRIHPRVAGGWWLYVSSGCWAATQEHGHGLEFFLAAPRDDWQNLESITMNAYYHCGPPRQRLDVGHTVPIGRPWLDDSSCDHYLVSPPYPFGPDFELCEWGTGAHARILWLLPITKAEKDFRRTHGLEALESLLEEHMIDPVDPGRASVV, from the coding sequence ATGTCTGATCGGTCCGCGCATGTTGCCCTGCTCGAGCACCTTCGGAGCGTCTTTCCCGGCCAGGTGATCGACGAGCTGGCAGGCGTGGAAGGGCCGATCGAGAGTCGAGTTCCCGGGTTCCGGGTCTACCGGATCCACCCCCGCGTCGCCGGCGGCTGGTGGCTGTACGTGAGCTCCGGTTGCTGGGCTGCGACCCAGGAACACGGCCATGGGCTGGAGTTCTTTCTGGCGGCGCCGCGTGATGACTGGCAGAACTTGGAAAGCATCACCATGAACGCCTACTACCACTGCGGTCCGCCTCGGCAGCGGCTCGACGTCGGTCACACCGTGCCGATCGGTCGTCCGTGGCTGGACGACTCGAGCTGTGATCACTACCTGGTGAGTCCGCCGTACCCCTTCGGGCCGGACTTCGAGCTATGCGAATGGGGGACCGGTGCTCATGCCCGGATCCTGTGGCTGCTGCCGATCACCAAGGCCGAGAAGGACTTCCGGCGCACCCATGGCCTGGAGGCCTTGGAGAGCCTGCTCGAGGAACACATGATCGACCCGGTAGACCCCGGACGAGCCTCGGTGGTCTGA